The window ATGGGCAATGGGTTTAGGGTTCTTTTAGAGCACGCTCTTTTGGTGTTTGCGGTCTTTTATGTAGGAATTATTAAGAATACAAATTCGGTGGCATGGTTAAATTAGGATTTAATTGACAAAGTCTATAATTTGGGATATTCCAAATGTCATGAATTTCATTTCAAGTTGGATTCTTGTATTTTGCATGGTGACGGAAGTGTTGTTGTATTTATTATTATTATTTTTTTTTTGTGTTTTATTTTTTTATTTATTTTATTTTTATCAAATCCTAATTATAATGTTGTAACTTGTAAGGAGCAGCTCGATCAGTCGACCTTTTGCATTTGTGCACTCTAGCTGGAGCTTTCATCTGTGACCAGTAGGTGTAGCAGGAGCACATTGACATGCATGGTGTATATATGTTAGGTGACTAATTAGGTATATGTTCGAATGAATCAATTGGAGACTATTGAAATGATTGATACTTTACCAAACTCTTGTTCATCATTGTTTTCAAAATTCCATATATCTCAAATTCTAAATGACTTCCCAGCTTAATTTAACCACCTGAAGTTAGTAATTAACCCAGTCTTGGAGCAAGGACATACGTATGTGTGTGTGTGTATGGCTCTATAAACAACCCATGCATTCCAAGAAAATTAGTTGGATCATGAAAGAAGAGACTTTAATTAGCTGCTAATGGAGTGATGGGTACGTATAAAAGAGATACAGACTAATCTACTGAGATAAGTTAGCCACTTAGGTTGAAGATCACTGTTAAGCATAAAGGGTGGCATGAATTTGCTCGAATGATGAATTTTTTTTTTTTGGGTGAACATTTGTCCATCTGTATCTTCGAAATCTGTTGATATCTAAAGATCAGGGAGACATAATCCTTACCCACGAAGAGAAAACATGAAAAAACAGGCACAAGTGACTTAATTCATTCTTTCGACCTATATATGATGCTTAAACATGACTACGAGCACATTACTTGTAAGCTTAATTTATATTGCCAAGAAAGCAAATTTGGCTTTCCGCGGCCGGGGTCCTTGAAAATTATACGAGATGATTGTGGCTTATTACTGAGTCATGTGTCATTGTTTGTTCCTGTACAAAGATCACTGACTCAACAACAATAATGATTGGACTTCATGAATCATTCTTGCTTCAAAAGGATGGAAGCACAATCCCAACCGAAAATTGATTGATTAAACAGTTAGGCCAACACAAAAGTAGTGTTTGATTGAATATAGAGGCTCCTTGAATATAAATCAACCAGGCCACACTTGGAGTGATGTTAAAACCATCTAGCTATTTTTGTAATTTTTACCCCCTTAATTACCACTTCCCAATCCTTTAAAATGCGCAAAAAAAATTGCTTCCATACGCCATATCTCACCCACCCTAAAGACACTAGATGTCTTCGTTTCCTTTCTTCATTCTCTTCACAATCTTCTCCACCTTTTTCCTTTCCACTGATGGAGTTCTAATCAGGCAATTCTTCAAGGCAGATCAGAATAAAGATGAAACGAGCCACCTCCACTTTTTCTTCCATGACATTCTTAGTGGCAAAACTCCAAGTGCTGTGAGAATTATCGGCTCGCAAAACAGCGGCTTCGGTAGTACCTTGATGATTGATGATGCACTCACCGAAAAGCAAGATCCCAAGTCAAAGATCATCGGACGAGCGCAAGGATTTTACTCCGTGGCTGCACAACAGGAGTTTGCACTACTTATGGTCATGAATTTTGTGTTTGTGGAGGGCAAGTACAAGGGGAGTAGCATTAGCATTCTCGGGAGGAATCCAGTGATGAACGATGTGAGGGAGATGCCGATTGTTGGAGGCACCGGATTGTTTCGGTTTGCTCGTGGCTATGTTTTAGCACATACGGTTTGGTTTGATGCAAATACAGGAGACGCCATTGTTGAGTACAATGTTTATGTGTCACAGACCTCATGAACTTTACCTCTTATACTACCTTCTTTTTTGTATATATTAGGAGCTACCTTAATTTTCTAGGTTTTGCTTCTTTTTGTTTTCTATTTTTTCTCTTAGTACGTCAGTAATTCGATCATGTTCGATCTGTTACCAATTATTTACTTGGACTCACAAAGTAGCTAGCAGTCCAATGAACAAAACGACAACACATCTAGTTAAACAGAACGACATCGATCAGCTAGTCAGCTACTTTAGACTCCCAAATCAGTCCCAATAGCAGAATGAAAACTAGAGAGAATTGAAGCCCGAATCAACAATTGGACCCTAACAGATGTCCTCACATCA of the Fragaria vesca subsp. vesca linkage group LG6, FraVesHawaii_1.0, whole genome shotgun sequence genome contains:
- the LOC101304210 gene encoding disease resistance response protein 206-like; translation: MSSFPFFILFTIFSTFFLSTDGVLIRQFFKADQNKDETSHLHFFFHDILSGKTPSAVRIIGSQNSGFGSTLMIDDALTEKQDPKSKIIGRAQGFYSVAAQQEFALLMVMNFVFVEGKYKGSSISILGRNPVMNDVREMPIVGGTGLFRFARGYVLAHTVWFDANTGDAIVEYNVYVSQTS